Proteins encoded together in one Gemmatimonadota bacterium DH-78 window:
- a CDS encoding DUF1800 domain-containing protein: MSAHRALNRFGLGARPDESRADADPRGWLESQLASEPERRPTPEGTEDPGSLLRAQLAASRTGDEAETREVRRRIGAHVTADAVDGLTARVAADRPFLERWVAFWSNHLCVGAGAKVPTRLLAGAYEREAIRPFVLGPFETLLLEATRHPAMITYLDNVRSVGPDSPAARRRGRRADTPVGLNENHARELLELHTLGVDGGYGQDDVRELARILTGWTVSGLGGAVGALRGEANGRAAFSFEPLVHDPGEKTVLGRRYAESGVAEGEQVIRDLARHPSTARFLATKLVRHFVADDPPAAAVDRLAGRFTETEGNLREVAREVIHLEEAWAPDHLKFRTPQDWLVAVLRGLGLRQAPPTLLGVLRDLRQPLWSPASPKGFDDTTDVWADPDGLLNRAEFARTVARTVSRRSRVDDPVRLAALVEREAGDPLHAILRDDAVATDERVALAFADPRFQWR; this comes from the coding sequence GTGTCCGCGCATCGAGCACTGAATCGTTTCGGCCTCGGGGCCCGCCCCGACGAGTCACGGGCCGACGCCGACCCGCGAGGCTGGCTCGAGAGCCAACTGGCCTCCGAGCCGGAGCGGCGGCCCACGCCGGAGGGTACCGAAGACCCGGGGAGTCTGCTCCGGGCCCAACTCGCGGCCTCGCGCACCGGAGACGAGGCCGAGACGCGGGAGGTGCGCCGACGGATCGGCGCGCACGTCACAGCCGACGCGGTCGACGGTCTCACCGCGCGGGTCGCGGCCGACCGGCCGTTTCTGGAACGGTGGGTGGCCTTCTGGTCGAACCACCTCTGCGTGGGCGCCGGTGCGAAGGTGCCGACCCGACTGCTGGCCGGCGCGTACGAGCGCGAGGCCATCCGCCCGTTCGTGCTCGGCCCCTTCGAGACGCTCCTGCTGGAGGCCACACGGCATCCGGCGATGATCACCTATCTCGACAACGTGCGCTCCGTCGGTCCCGATTCGCCCGCCGCCCGGCGGCGCGGTCGCAGGGCCGACACCCCGGTCGGACTCAACGAGAATCACGCCCGCGAACTGCTGGAGCTGCACACCCTCGGGGTGGACGGTGGCTACGGCCAGGACGACGTGCGTGAGCTCGCGCGGATTCTCACCGGGTGGACGGTGTCGGGGCTCGGTGGCGCCGTCGGTGCCCTGCGGGGCGAGGCGAACGGCCGGGCCGCCTTCTCGTTCGAACCGCTCGTGCACGACCCCGGCGAGAAGACGGTGCTCGGCCGCCGCTACGCCGAGAGCGGGGTGGCCGAGGGCGAACAGGTGATTCGCGACCTCGCTCGACACCCGTCCACCGCACGCTTCCTGGCGACCAAGCTCGTGCGCCACTTCGTGGCCGACGACCCGCCGGCCGCCGCGGTCGACCGTCTGGCAGGCCGATTCACGGAGACGGAGGGCAACCTTCGCGAGGTGGCGCGGGAGGTCATCCATCTGGAGGAGGCCTGGGCGCCCGACCACCTGAAGTTCCGCACCCCGCAGGACTGGCTGGTGGCGGTGCTGCGCGGCCTCGGTCTGCGTCAGGCGCCGCCCACCCTGCTCGGCGTGCTGCGCGACCTGCGCCAGCCGCTCTGGTCGCCGGCCTCACCCAAGGGGTTCGACGACACCACCGACGTGTGGGCCGACCCCGACGGCCTCCTGAACCGCGCGGAATTCGCCCGGACCGTGGCGCGGACCGTTTCGCGTCGTTCGCGCGTGGACGACCCCGTCCGGCTCGCCGCGCTCGTGGAGCGCGAGGCGGGTGATCCGCTGCACGCGATTCTCCGCGACGATGCGGTCGCCACCGATGAACGGGTGGCGCTCGCCTTCGCGGATCCCCGATTCCAGTGGAGGTAG
- a CDS encoding alcohol dehydrogenase catalytic domain-containing protein, producing MKAVTFQAIERVAVSECPDPALEGPRDAVVEVEAAGLCGSDLHPYFGRERGIDPGTILGHELVGRVVAAGPDAGVRVGDRVVSPFTTSCGRCAPCRSGLTARCVEGQLLGWVENGVGLHGAQAERIRIPLADGTLVPLPESLEDPALALLAGDILSTGLFGADAARVEAGRVVVVAGCGPVGLMAIRASLHRGARAVVAVDRVESRLATAATFGAEAAHLDGDPAAVVARLTEGRGADAAIEAVGSPGATRTAADLLRPGGVLSAVGVHTEPHLALSPGELYDRNLTYAAGRCPARHFLPEALDIAVRDAALLSTMITHRLPLAEAPEAYRAFGAHREGWGKVVFLPGG from the coding sequence ATGAAGGCCGTCACCTTTCAGGCCATCGAGCGGGTGGCCGTATCGGAGTGCCCCGACCCGGCGTTGGAGGGCCCGCGCGACGCCGTGGTCGAGGTGGAGGCGGCAGGACTGTGCGGATCGGATCTGCACCCCTACTTCGGTCGGGAGCGCGGCATCGATCCCGGTACGATCCTCGGGCACGAGCTCGTGGGCCGGGTGGTGGCCGCGGGTCCGGATGCGGGGGTGCGGGTGGGCGACCGGGTCGTCTCGCCCTTCACCACCTCCTGCGGCCGCTGCGCCCCCTGCCGAAGCGGCCTGACGGCGCGCTGCGTCGAGGGGCAGCTGCTGGGATGGGTGGAGAACGGCGTCGGACTCCACGGGGCCCAGGCCGAGCGCATTCGGATCCCACTCGCCGACGGCACCCTCGTGCCCCTCCCCGAATCGCTCGAGGATCCCGCCCTGGCCCTCCTGGCCGGCGACATTCTGTCGACCGGGCTGTTCGGGGCCGACGCCGCGAGGGTCGAGGCGGGCCGGGTGGTGGTGGTGGCGGGGTGCGGTCCGGTGGGGCTGATGGCCATTCGGGCGTCGCTCCACCGGGGCGCGCGGGCGGTGGTGGCGGTCGACCGGGTGGAGTCGCGGCTGGCTACGGCCGCCACCTTCGGGGCCGAGGCGGCGCATCTCGACGGCGATCCCGCAGCCGTCGTCGCCCGGCTCACCGAGGGGCGCGGCGCCGACGCGGCCATCGAGGCCGTGGGGTCGCCCGGGGCCACGCGCACCGCGGCCGATCTGCTGCGACCCGGCGGGGTACTGTCCGCCGTGGGGGTGCACACCGAACCGCATCTGGCGCTGAGCCCGGGTGAGCTCTACGACCGCAACCTGACCTACGCGGCCGGCCGCTGCCCCGCGCGGCACTTCCTGCCCGAGGCGCTCGACATCGCGGTCCGCGACGCGGCCCTGTTGAGCACGATGATCACGCATCGACTCCCGCTCGCCGAGGCGCCCGAGGCCTACCGCGCCTTCGGGGCGCACCGGGAGGGATGGGGAAAGGTGGTGTTTCTGCCGGGCGGCTGA
- a CDS encoding M28 family peptidase has translation MFRLPRVPVLLLAGAFPLFAGCRSEPSEPAATDSVVAADSAPGDRLMRDLEVLAHDSMAGRAVGTEGGRLARDYIVAQLRSMGLEPALDTFAVNTSVEPDSEPREGVNVRVTLPGTTHADRYIVTTAHYDHLGVREGEVYNGADDNASGTAGLLSLVRGWVDTPTEHSIIALFTDAEEGGLRGARHFVDEPPVPIEHLLLAVNLDMVGHSSSELWVAGTWPWPSLRPLVEAVEPAEPVALRFGHDTPEDQGADNWVMASDHGPFHQAGVPFLYFGVADHPDYHRPTDDVATIDPAFFRGAIETVRRVVARADSDLDGERSGPGR, from the coding sequence ATGTTCCGACTGCCCCGAGTTCCGGTCCTTCTCCTCGCCGGTGCGTTCCCGCTCTTCGCGGGCTGCCGGTCCGAGCCTTCCGAACCCGCCGCCACCGACTCCGTGGTCGCGGCCGACTCCGCGCCGGGCGATCGGCTGATGCGCGACCTGGAGGTGCTCGCCCACGACTCCATGGCGGGTCGGGCGGTGGGCACCGAAGGCGGGCGTCTGGCCCGCGACTACATCGTCGCGCAGCTCCGCTCGATGGGCCTCGAGCCCGCGCTCGACACCTTCGCCGTGAACACGTCCGTGGAGCCGGACAGCGAGCCGAGGGAGGGGGTGAACGTGCGGGTCACCCTGCCGGGCACGACGCACGCCGATCGCTACATCGTCACCACCGCGCACTACGATCATCTGGGAGTCCGGGAGGGGGAGGTGTACAACGGGGCCGACGACAACGCGTCCGGCACCGCCGGTCTGCTCTCGCTCGTGCGGGGGTGGGTCGACACCCCCACCGAGCACTCGATCATCGCCCTCTTCACCGATGCCGAGGAAGGGGGACTCCGTGGCGCGCGCCACTTCGTGGACGAGCCGCCGGTGCCGATCGAGCATCTGCTGCTGGCGGTGAACCTCGACATGGTGGGCCATTCGTCCTCCGAGCTCTGGGTGGCCGGCACCTGGCCGTGGCCGTCGCTGCGCCCCCTGGTCGAGGCGGTCGAGCCGGCGGAGCCCGTGGCGCTCCGCTTCGGGCACGACACCCCCGAGGACCAGGGTGCCGACAACTGGGTCATGGCCTCGGATCACGGGCCCTTCCACCAGGCGGGCGTGCCGTTCCTCTATTTCGGTGTTGCGGACCACCCGGACTACCACCGTCCGACCGACGACGTGGCGACGATCGATCCGGCCTTCTTCCGCGGAGCGATCGAGACGGTCCGGCGCGTGGTCGCCCGCGCCGACTCGGATCTCGACGGAGAGCGTTCGGGCCCGGGGCGCTGA
- a CDS encoding ATP-binding protein — protein MTFEHDRAIPPVLAQEAATMEVLDWVAGALGAVATLGHGAENRADLCTDVATLFPRAAPLFRRVAEFRAVALLSVDDDGLGFSVAGVAPAVDGDLVEAEVAHMIRHGAFATALYDPRPVIVPSHRSGNWTVLHVLSTPSRVLGMFVGLLPDGVTFVPHVAQKVLSTLLAQCAAAVESGMLYAEMEAYSRNLEATVEKRTQALRASEAEARALARAKAEFLANMSHEIRTPINGVLGMTGLLLESDLGPEQRDQAELVLRSADALLSIVNDVLDFSKLEAGKLELDIDDFDLRLALEDILDLLAPKVADKPVELVLRFDADVPRFVRGDSGRIRQVVMNLAANAVRFTDEGHVMVQVSRASDGRLALSVEDTGVGIEPDRLEAMFEKFTQAADSDGRRAGGTGLGLSICRSLSRLMNGEVGAVSAPGEGSTFTLTIPLTEAEAAPEGPPALTLPDADVALAVPDDRLRSVLAETVQRAGGRPVALEPAAVHGWIGSASPEATLVVDGRCGESVLRGAAAAARRRTGGRPRLVALLDTEFRGRSAALLDAGYDGWAPKPVSLRRLRAALDRGTTASGESVARKAGAPVSRRVLLAEDDAVNTMVATAMLEKLGCDVLAVPDGQEAVDAAARESFDLILLDGRMPNLDGYEAAKVLRARPECDRIPIVALTADDRDSERERARALGMDDYLTKPITLPALREALDRWLAPGARQRAEAGTRRGVAESG, from the coding sequence GTGACCTTCGAGCACGATCGCGCGATCCCTCCGGTGCTCGCCCAGGAGGCGGCCACCATGGAGGTGCTCGACTGGGTCGCGGGAGCCCTCGGGGCCGTTGCCACTCTGGGCCACGGTGCCGAGAACCGCGCCGACCTGTGCACCGACGTCGCCACCCTCTTCCCGCGGGCCGCACCGCTGTTCCGTCGCGTCGCGGAGTTTCGGGCGGTGGCGCTGCTCTCGGTGGACGACGACGGGCTCGGCTTCAGTGTGGCCGGTGTCGCCCCCGCCGTGGACGGCGATCTCGTCGAGGCCGAAGTCGCCCACATGATTCGACATGGAGCGTTCGCCACCGCTCTGTACGACCCCCGCCCGGTGATCGTGCCCTCGCATCGTTCCGGCAACTGGACGGTGTTGCACGTGCTGTCCACCCCCTCCCGGGTGCTCGGCATGTTCGTGGGACTCCTTCCCGACGGCGTCACCTTCGTGCCGCATGTGGCGCAGAAGGTGCTCTCGACCCTGCTCGCGCAGTGTGCGGCGGCCGTCGAATCGGGCATGCTCTACGCCGAGATGGAGGCCTACAGCCGCAACCTCGAAGCCACGGTGGAGAAGCGCACCCAGGCGCTGCGCGCATCCGAGGCGGAGGCGCGCGCGCTGGCGCGGGCCAAGGCGGAGTTTCTCGCGAACATGAGCCACGAGATCCGCACGCCCATCAACGGCGTGCTCGGGATGACGGGACTCCTGCTCGAGAGCGACCTCGGGCCGGAGCAGCGCGACCAGGCCGAGCTGGTGCTGCGGTCGGCCGACGCGCTCCTCTCGATCGTGAACGACGTGCTCGACTTCTCGAAGCTGGAGGCCGGCAAGCTCGAACTCGACATCGACGACTTCGATCTTCGGCTCGCTCTCGAAGACATTCTCGACCTGCTCGCCCCGAAGGTGGCCGACAAGCCGGTCGAGCTCGTCCTTCGCTTCGACGCCGACGTGCCCCGCTTCGTGCGCGGCGACAGTGGCCGCATCCGCCAGGTGGTGATGAACCTCGCCGCCAACGCCGTGCGGTTCACCGACGAGGGGCACGTGATGGTTCAGGTGTCGCGGGCGTCGGACGGACGCCTGGCGCTCTCGGTGGAGGACACCGGGGTCGGGATCGAGCCCGATCGGCTCGAGGCGATGTTCGAGAAGTTCACGCAGGCGGCCGATTCCGACGGGCGCCGCGCGGGTGGCACCGGACTGGGTCTGTCGATCTGCCGCAGCCTCTCGCGGCTGATGAACGGCGAGGTGGGCGCGGTGAGCGCCCCGGGAGAGGGGTCGACCTTCACACTGACCATTCCGCTCACCGAGGCGGAGGCGGCCCCCGAGGGACCGCCGGCGCTGACGCTGCCCGATGCGGACGTCGCCCTGGCCGTTCCCGACGACCGGCTGCGTTCGGTGCTCGCCGAAACGGTGCAGCGAGCCGGAGGCCGACCCGTCGCGCTCGAGCCGGCCGCGGTGCACGGGTGGATCGGATCCGCATCGCCCGAGGCCACCCTGGTGGTCGACGGTCGGTGCGGAGAGAGCGTGCTCCGCGGAGCGGCGGCGGCCGCGCGGCGGCGCACCGGAGGCCGCCCTCGCCTGGTGGCGCTGCTGGACACCGAGTTCCGGGGGCGCTCGGCCGCCCTGCTCGACGCGGGCTACGACGGCTGGGCGCCGAAGCCGGTGTCGCTCCGACGACTGCGCGCCGCGCTCGACCGCGGGACGACCGCGTCCGGGGAGTCGGTGGCCCGGAAGGCGGGCGCGCCGGTGTCGCGGCGAGTGCTGCTGGCCGAAGACGACGCCGTGAACACGATGGTCGCGACGGCGATGCTCGAGAAGCTGGGGTGCGACGTGCTCGCCGTACCCGACGGGCAGGAGGCGGTGGATGCCGCCGCGCGCGAATCCTTCGATCTGATCCTGCTCGACGGGCGGATGCCCAATCTCGACGGCTACGAGGCCGCGAAGGTGCTGCGCGCCCGCCCCGAGTGCGATCGAATTCCGATCGTGGCGCTCACCGCCGACGACCGCGACTCGGAGCGCGAGCGTGCGCGGGCCCTCGGCATGGACGACTACCTGACCAAACCGATCACCCTGCCGGCGCTGCGCGAGGCCCTCGACCGGTGGCTCGCGCCGGGCGCTCGCCAGCGGGCCGAGGCGGGAACCCGGCGCGGGGTGGCCGAGAGCGGCTGA
- a CDS encoding DUF1501 domain-containing protein, translating to MTIDRRTFLHATGMCFGGVATFGFPTVQFASVPEPGRLVFVLLRGGFDGLAALVPVGDPEYADLRAGMAFEPGDLFGLDGTFGLAPGLEPLREFWDAGEMVALHAMAIPFRTRSHFDGQAVLETGLGRPEGSADGWLNRLLQVMEGERSGIAVAAGMPRSLIGSYPVSTWSPAELGAVDDAYLDRLHLLYRSDPRLFNRFEAAVQQRDRVGDESMGEGGGRNADVGELFRAAARLIRTEAGPNVAALELSGWDTHANQGLVGGPLDRLLGRLAEGLVAFRDEMQERWSDTTVVVMTEFGRTARPNGTRGTDHGTAGAGFVLGPRVAGGRVVADWPGLADRQLYEGRDLHPTLDTRAVLKGIVRGAFDLTAGQADRVFPDSVGVRGRVDLMA from the coding sequence ATGACCATCGACCGCCGCACCTTCCTGCACGCCACCGGCATGTGTTTCGGCGGCGTCGCCACCTTCGGCTTTCCCACCGTGCAGTTCGCCTCCGTCCCGGAGCCGGGGCGTCTCGTCTTCGTGCTCCTGCGGGGCGGGTTCGACGGGCTCGCCGCCCTCGTACCGGTCGGCGACCCCGAGTACGCCGACCTGCGCGCGGGGATGGCGTTCGAGCCGGGCGACCTGTTCGGCCTCGACGGCACCTTCGGGCTGGCGCCGGGACTCGAGCCTCTGCGCGAGTTCTGGGACGCGGGGGAGATGGTGGCCCTGCACGCCATGGCGATCCCCTTCCGGACGCGGAGTCACTTCGACGGGCAGGCGGTGCTCGAGACTGGACTCGGCCGGCCGGAGGGGTCGGCCGACGGCTGGCTGAACCGACTCCTCCAGGTGATGGAGGGTGAGCGGTCGGGCATCGCCGTGGCGGCCGGCATGCCCCGGTCGCTCATCGGCTCCTACCCGGTGTCGACCTGGTCGCCGGCGGAGCTGGGCGCGGTCGACGACGCCTACCTCGATCGGCTGCACCTGCTCTATCGCTCCGATCCGCGTCTCTTCAACCGCTTCGAGGCCGCGGTGCAGCAGCGCGACCGGGTGGGCGACGAGTCGATGGGGGAGGGGGGCGGACGCAACGCCGACGTGGGCGAGCTCTTCCGGGCCGCGGCCCGGCTCATTCGCACCGAGGCCGGCCCCAATGTGGCGGCGCTCGAGCTGTCCGGATGGGACACGCACGCCAACCAGGGGCTCGTGGGCGGCCCGCTCGACCGCCTGCTCGGCCGCCTCGCCGAGGGGCTGGTGGCGTTTCGCGACGAGATGCAGGAACGGTGGAGCGATACCACCGTGGTGGTCATGACCGAGTTCGGTCGCACCGCGCGTCCCAACGGCACCCGGGGCACCGACCACGGCACGGCGGGGGCCGGATTCGTGCTGGGGCCCCGGGTGGCCGGGGGCCGGGTCGTAGCCGACTGGCCCGGGCTGGCCGACCGGCAGCTCTACGAGGGCCGCGACCTGCACCCCACCCTCGACACCCGGGCCGTACTCAAGGGCATCGTGCGGGGGGCCTTCGACCTCACCGCCGGTCAGGCAGACCGGGTGTTTCCGGATTCGGTCGGGGTGCGCGGCCGGGTGGACCTCATGGCTTGA